The Gemmatimonadota bacterium genome has a segment encoding these proteins:
- a CDS encoding iron-sulfur cluster assembly scaffold protein, producing the protein MTLPYGETIFEHFRRPRNQGALAAASVSQEGSNPLCGDRVRVELRLEGETVVEAGFTANACAVCVAAASVLTDLVRGAHIEDVATFTSDELLRALGAELPRSRVSCATLPLTVLHTGVTLYRQRAREGVP; encoded by the coding sequence GTGACGCTGCCGTATGGAGAGACGATCTTCGAGCATTTTCGGCGCCCGCGAAACCAAGGCGCCTTGGCGGCAGCGTCGGTGTCGCAGGAAGGGAGCAACCCCCTGTGTGGTGACCGGGTACGTGTTGAGCTGCGACTCGAAGGGGAGACGGTGGTGGAGGCCGGGTTCACGGCCAACGCCTGCGCCGTCTGCGTGGCCGCTGCCTCAGTGCTGACGGACCTGGTGCGCGGGGCGCATATTGAGGATGTGGCCACCTTTACGAGTGACGAACTGCTGCGCGCGTTAGGCGCCGAGTTGCCCCGCAGTCGGGTCTCGTGTGCGACGCTTCCACTGACGGTGCTGCATACCGGGGTGACCCTGTACCGGCAACGAGCACGGGAGGGCGTGCCATGA
- a CDS encoding SusC/RagA family TonB-linked outer membrane protein, producing the protein MRERKTASPGWGAGWRHLAAFVLSLGLAAPPVVAQTGVVGGTVVDARTLRGLDGAQVQVEGTTLGAQTDGSGAFRITGVTGAQVTLQVRRLGFKPATVTARVGQTDVRVTLSEQVASLSEVVITGTAEPVEKRAIGNSVTKVDAATIQALAPAPDMTTLLNGKAAGVVMTGGSGAVGSGPRIRIRGAASLSLNDQPLIYVDGVRIANDVSTGPRSQFFSSGVISRLNDIDPENIESIEVIKGPAAATLYGTEANNGVIQIITKRGKAGRSVFSLNVREGGSWFQNAEERIGQTYRRLADGTISAWNPVAINREAGLGLFKTGLSQSYNMGLNGGTDVVKYNFNGSYDNDKGIEPTNSLWRWSGGGNVALSPYKNLDIQAVFNTNQSVVNVPLEAGGGAWFSLYFGQTPVTDAEKLRRGYFSAPPEAFWGAFKQWQAVKRTTGSIQMNHRLGTWLNQRLVVGNDLTGEDNVNQTQRMGPFYRQFFTNPVDQNGNKATRRRELSVTSIDYAASLKKALFGLQTSTSVGAQYFRRQTYAVAARGEGFPSGGLTLVDAAATTFGGEDFFENSTVGFYGQEQLNFNDRMYLTAALRVDNNSAFGEDFSWVTYPKVSGTWVINEEPWFKLGWINSLKLRGAYGQTGQQPDVNTALRTYSATTGGDGNPAVSPLSLGNPDLKPERAGEIELGFDGTFLSERVSAEVTWYRRDTKDGILFQDVPPSSGFAGQRVVNIGGIRSTGIELQTRYNALNMRNLNLDFGFNISNNNNQITSLGNTANLAKDPLGNPFIQIGGNRNTIGKAVMTWYDYKVRSATYNATTRRAENMKCDDGLGKGGVVDCLTAAGQPNAPRVFIGRADPAVEGSFNTTVTAFQKWRFYGLVDFKGGHRVLNNNDRARCQVFNQCLANIEPEKYDPVFVAQAQSNGILREFTYQKAKFARLREVSASYNMGQDMARWVGARSGAMTLSGRNLALWTPYGGTDPENFFTLQQFVRLEQAQVPPLAQVLFSVSLSY; encoded by the coding sequence ATGCGTGAAAGGAAAACCGCGAGTCCGGGATGGGGAGCTGGCTGGCGACACCTCGCAGCTTTCGTGCTGTCGCTGGGGTTAGCCGCCCCCCCCGTCGTCGCGCAAACAGGCGTCGTCGGCGGCACCGTGGTGGACGCTCGAACGCTCCGCGGGCTCGACGGAGCCCAAGTGCAGGTGGAGGGAACGACGCTCGGGGCACAGACCGATGGATCGGGCGCTTTCCGTATTACGGGGGTGACGGGTGCGCAGGTGACACTCCAGGTGCGGCGGCTCGGCTTCAAGCCGGCGACCGTCACCGCGCGCGTGGGCCAGACGGATGTGCGCGTGACTCTGAGTGAGCAAGTGGCCTCCTTGAGCGAGGTCGTGATCACGGGAACGGCGGAACCGGTGGAGAAGCGCGCTATCGGCAATTCGGTGACCAAGGTCGACGCGGCGACGATTCAGGCTCTGGCGCCAGCCCCGGACATGACCACTCTGCTGAACGGCAAGGCGGCGGGGGTGGTGATGACGGGTGGGTCCGGGGCGGTGGGATCGGGGCCACGCATCCGCATCCGCGGCGCGGCCTCGCTCTCTCTGAATGACCAGCCGCTCATCTATGTCGACGGTGTGCGTATCGCCAATGACGTCTCCACGGGGCCCCGCTCGCAATTCTTCTCGTCCGGGGTGATTTCGCGCCTCAACGACATCGACCCGGAGAACATCGAAAGCATCGAGGTGATCAAGGGGCCAGCGGCCGCGACGCTGTACGGGACCGAGGCCAACAATGGCGTCATCCAGATCATCACCAAGCGCGGCAAGGCCGGGCGCTCCGTCTTTTCCCTGAACGTGCGTGAGGGTGGCAGTTGGTTCCAGAATGCCGAAGAGCGCATTGGGCAGACCTATCGCCGGTTGGCGGATGGAACGATCTCCGCCTGGAATCCCGTGGCGATCAACCGCGAGGCTGGCCTCGGCCTCTTCAAGACCGGGCTGTCGCAGTCCTACAACATGGGACTCAACGGCGGCACCGACGTCGTCAAGTACAACTTCAACGGTTCATACGACAACGACAAAGGCATCGAACCGACCAACTCCCTGTGGCGCTGGTCCGGCGGTGGAAACGTCGCTTTGTCGCCATACAAGAACCTGGATATCCAGGCCGTCTTCAACACCAACCAGTCGGTGGTGAACGTGCCGCTTGAGGCCGGCGGCGGTGCCTGGTTCTCGCTTTACTTCGGGCAGACCCCCGTCACCGATGCCGAGAAGCTGCGTCGGGGGTACTTCTCGGCGCCGCCCGAGGCGTTCTGGGGTGCGTTCAAGCAGTGGCAGGCGGTGAAGCGCACCACCGGGTCGATCCAGATGAACCACCGGTTGGGCACGTGGCTGAACCAGCGGCTTGTGGTTGGCAACGACCTGACGGGCGAGGACAACGTCAACCAGACGCAGCGCATGGGGCCGTTCTACCGGCAGTTCTTCACGAACCCGGTGGACCAGAACGGCAACAAGGCCACGCGCCGTCGCGAGCTGAGCGTCACGTCGATCGACTACGCGGCGTCGCTCAAGAAGGCGCTTTTCGGCCTGCAGACCAGCACGAGCGTTGGGGCACAGTACTTCCGCCGTCAGACCTACGCCGTAGCCGCGCGTGGTGAGGGCTTTCCGTCCGGTGGACTGACGCTCGTCGACGCCGCCGCCACGACGTTTGGCGGCGAGGACTTCTTTGAGAACTCAACGGTCGGGTTTTATGGTCAGGAACAGCTGAACTTCAACGACCGGATGTACCTCACGGCAGCACTCCGGGTGGATAACAACTCGGCCTTCGGTGAAGACTTCAGCTGGGTCACCTATCCCAAGGTCTCCGGGACCTGGGTCATCAATGAAGAACCCTGGTTCAAGCTCGGGTGGATCAACTCGCTCAAGCTGCGGGGCGCGTATGGGCAAACGGGCCAGCAACCGGACGTGAACACCGCGCTTCGCACCTATTCGGCGACCACCGGTGGTGACGGGAACCCGGCGGTGTCCCCCCTGTCCCTCGGCAATCCCGACCTCAAGCCGGAACGTGCGGGCGAGATCGAACTCGGGTTTGATGGGACCTTTCTCAGCGAGCGGGTGAGCGCCGAGGTGACCTGGTATCGTCGTGACACCAAGGACGGCATCCTGTTCCAGGACGTGCCGCCGTCGAGCGGGTTCGCGGGGCAGCGGGTGGTCAACATCGGCGGGATCCGCAGCACGGGTATTGAGCTGCAAACGCGGTACAACGCCCTGAACATGCGCAACCTGAACCTGGACTTCGGGTTCAACATCTCCAACAACAACAACCAGATCACGAGCCTGGGCAACACCGCTAACCTGGCGAAGGACCCGTTGGGTAACCCGTTCATCCAGATTGGTGGCAACCGCAACACCATCGGGAAGGCGGTGATGACCTGGTATGACTACAAGGTCCGTAGCGCGACGTACAACGCCACGACCCGCCGCGCCGAGAACATGAAGTGCGACGACGGCCTCGGGAAAGGCGGCGTGGTCGACTGTCTCACGGCCGCGGGGCAGCCCAATGCGCCGCGGGTCTTCATCGGCCGCGCGGACCCGGCAGTCGAGGGGTCGTTCAACACGACCGTCACTGCGTTCCAGAAGTGGCGTTTTTATGGCCTCGTGGACTTCAAGGGCGGACATCGCGTGCTGAATAACAACGACCGCGCCCGCTGCCAGGTGTTCAACCAGTGCCTCGCCAACATCGAGCCGGAGAAGTATGACCCCGTGTTCGTGGCGCAGGCGCAATCCAACGGCATCCTGCGCGAGTTCACCTACCAGAAGGCCAAGTTCGCGCGCCTGCGCGAGGTCTCGGCCAGCTACAACATGGGGCAGGACATGGCGCGCTGGGTCGGCGCACGGAGTGGAGCCATGACGCTCTCGGGTCGTAACCTTGCGTTGTGGACGCCTTACGGCGGCACGGACCCGGAGAATTTCTTCACGCTCCAGCAGTTCGTCCGGCTCGAGCAGGCGCAGGTGCCGCCCCTCGCGCAGGTGTTGTTTTCCGTCTCCCTCTCCTACTAA
- a CDS encoding VWA domain-containing protein: protein MHTAPTGLDAAVVRLVRQLRARGMAVGADRAAAALDALLAVTLADREDARLGLHAVLLTRPEDAAILDEEFARAWGDVGGPGDAPSPGAPVADAALAPRKPVAGVAPVTVANWMKGETADPAGSVELRSPSATERLSQRDFAQWATVDEPALARVAARLVRRLTLRRSRRWQRANRGNIDLRGTVRASTRDLGEMIRLVRRQRRVRRTRIVAVCDVSGSMELYTAFLLPFLHALQNTGATVETFFFATRLTRATHAMRGARFRTALRDLGQLVRDWSGGTRIGDALASLVRGYPGLLDRRTVVLVLSDGWDVGDPEDLGDALRELRRRVGRVIWLNPLMGAPGFAPETRGMRAALPHLDALVPCHNIAALEAIIPRLAV, encoded by the coding sequence GTGCACACAGCACCCACGGGGTTGGACGCGGCGGTGGTGCGCCTGGTGCGGCAGCTTCGCGCGCGAGGGATGGCCGTCGGCGCGGATCGCGCGGCGGCCGCGCTGGATGCCCTGCTGGCGGTCACCCTGGCGGACCGTGAGGACGCGCGGTTGGGGCTGCACGCGGTGCTCCTCACTCGGCCTGAGGATGCGGCCATCCTTGATGAGGAGTTCGCGCGGGCGTGGGGCGACGTTGGTGGGCCTGGCGACGCGCCGTCTCCCGGTGCCCCTGTCGCCGACGCCGCGCTCGCACCCCGGAAACCGGTGGCGGGGGTGGCGCCCGTTACCGTGGCCAACTGGATGAAGGGTGAGACCGCGGACCCCGCGGGATCCGTGGAGTTGAGATCGCCGAGTGCCACGGAACGCCTCAGCCAGCGTGACTTCGCGCAATGGGCCACCGTGGATGAGCCGGCCCTGGCCCGCGTGGCGGCGCGGCTGGTTCGACGGTTGACGCTGCGCCGGAGCCGACGGTGGCAGCGCGCCAACCGTGGGAACATTGACCTGCGCGGGACGGTGCGGGCCTCGACACGAGACCTGGGGGAGATGATCCGCCTGGTGCGGCGACAGCGTCGCGTCCGCCGGACGCGCATCGTGGCCGTGTGCGACGTGTCAGGTTCCATGGAGCTGTACACCGCGTTCCTGCTGCCCTTCTTGCACGCGCTCCAAAACACGGGGGCCACGGTGGAGACGTTCTTCTTTGCGACGCGACTCACTCGCGCGACGCACGCGATGCGCGGTGCCCGGTTTCGTACGGCACTGCGCGATCTGGGTCAGCTGGTGCGCGACTGGTCGGGCGGCACGCGGATTGGCGACGCGTTGGCGTCGTTGGTTCGCGGCTACCCCGGGCTGCTGGATCGACGCACGGTGGTGCTGGTCCTTTCTGACGGATGGGATGTTGGCGACCCGGAAGATCTTGGCGACGCCCTGCGCGAACTGCGTCGGCGCGTGGGACGCGTGATCTGGCTCAATCCGCTGATGGGGGCGCCGGGGTTTGCGCCGGAGACGCGGGGCATGCGGGCGGCGCTACCCCATCTGGATGCGCTCGTGCCGTGCCACAACATCGCCGCGCTCGAGGCGATCATTCCCCGGTTGGCGGTCTGA
- a CDS encoding nucleotidyltransferase family protein, translated as MIGAIVLAAGRGARFGGVKVLAMHAGAPLVVHVIDQLRASGLDRVIVTAGDHAEEISAAVAGRDVTVVTVDPEGGMSASIRAGIGALPRECDAFLVALGDQPGIDPAVVRRVIETWEGSTSAAVVPVYQEGVPGHPVLLDATLRRRLELLEGDRGARDLLQALGDRVAWMHVDASVPVDVDVPADLDRLGS; from the coding sequence ATGATCGGAGCGATTGTGCTGGCGGCCGGGCGCGGGGCACGGTTTGGCGGGGTCAAGGTCCTGGCCATGCACGCCGGTGCGCCCTTGGTGGTCCACGTGATCGACCAGCTGCGCGCGAGTGGGCTCGACCGGGTGATCGTGACCGCCGGTGACCATGCCGAGGAGATCTCGGCGGCGGTCGCAGGTCGCGACGTCACGGTGGTGACCGTGGATCCCGAAGGCGGGATGAGTGCCTCCATCCGCGCCGGGATCGGTGCGCTTCCCAGGGAATGCGATGCGTTCCTCGTCGCGCTCGGCGACCAGCCGGGAATCGATCCTGCGGTGGTGCGACGGGTGATCGAGACCTGGGAAGGGTCCACTTCTGCGGCCGTCGTTCCGGTGTATCAGGAGGGCGTGCCCGGGCATCCGGTGCTGTTGGACGCGACGCTCCGACGCCGGCTCGAGCTCCTCGAAGGTGACCGCGGTGCGCGCGACCTGCTTCAGGCGCTGGGGGATCGGGTGGCCTGGATGCACGTCGACGCCTCGGTGCCGGTGGATGTCGACGTGCCGGCGGACCTCGACCGGCTTGGGAGCTAG
- a CDS encoding amino acid permease, with amino-acid sequence MALKRTLGTTDLTLLVIGNVIGSGIFLVPSEVLRTTGGSVTTASLVWLLGGVLSLLGALSYGELSAMDGGSGGLYGFIRDGFGRLPAFLYGWTLFFVIGSGTIATLAVAAANYLGQFTELSPTARKVIADIFLLGIMVMTVRGTRGSASVQNVATGVKVLAILLMSALLFALGDGGAATSGAASVNAPSGLTLSTAGLALIPVLWAYEGWQYVTFSDGDALDPQRSLPRAIALGTVALVAIYLVANFAYLAALGPARVMASDRVAGEAVAAVLGDRAAQLLALAIIISMLSAALATVLTAPRVFYNMANDGVFFRALGAVNPQYGTPALAIMACCLWAMVFPWVGTFSQLLNYVVFVGWIFYGLGAAAVIALRIKRPEARRPFRVPGYPLTPALFVLAASAIVVNTVMSQPRQAAIGIGMVLLGVPAYYAWRRRARA; translated from the coding sequence ATGGCACTCAAGCGCACGTTAGGCACGACGGACCTGACCCTCCTCGTCATTGGGAATGTGATCGGATCCGGTATTTTCCTGGTTCCGAGTGAGGTGTTGCGCACGACGGGCGGATCGGTGACGACGGCGAGCCTGGTGTGGTTGCTCGGCGGCGTCCTGTCCCTCCTTGGGGCCCTGTCCTACGGGGAACTGAGTGCGATGGATGGGGGCTCCGGTGGCCTGTACGGGTTCATCCGCGACGGATTCGGTCGCCTCCCCGCGTTTCTGTACGGCTGGACCCTGTTTTTTGTCATTGGGTCGGGCACCATCGCCACCCTGGCCGTTGCGGCCGCCAACTACCTCGGCCAGTTCACGGAGTTGTCTCCGACGGCACGCAAGGTCATCGCGGACATCTTCCTGCTGGGCATCATGGTCATGACCGTGCGCGGGACGCGCGGCAGTGCCTCAGTGCAGAACGTGGCGACCGGAGTAAAGGTGCTGGCGATCCTCCTCATGAGCGCACTGTTGTTCGCCCTGGGAGATGGTGGAGCCGCAACGTCCGGTGCCGCGTCGGTGAACGCGCCGTCGGGGCTGACACTGAGCACGGCAGGGCTGGCGCTGATTCCCGTGTTGTGGGCCTACGAGGGATGGCAGTACGTCACGTTCAGCGATGGGGACGCCCTGGATCCCCAGCGCTCGCTTCCGCGCGCGATCGCGCTTGGCACGGTGGCGCTGGTCGCGATCTACCTCGTCGCGAACTTCGCGTATCTCGCGGCGCTCGGTCCGGCCCGGGTGATGGCGTCCGACCGGGTGGCCGGTGAGGCGGTGGCCGCGGTGCTCGGGGATCGGGCGGCGCAGCTGTTGGCGCTCGCCATCATCATCTCGATGTTGAGCGCGGCGCTGGCGACGGTGCTCACGGCACCCCGCGTGTTCTACAACATGGCAAACGACGGGGTGTTTTTCCGTGCGTTAGGCGCGGTGAATCCGCAGTATGGCACCCCGGCGCTCGCCATCATGGCGTGCTGCCTCTGGGCGATGGTGTTTCCGTGGGTCGGGACGTTCAGCCAGCTCCTGAACTACGTCGTCTTTGTCGGGTGGATCTTCTATGGACTGGGGGCGGCGGCGGTCATCGCCCTGCGCATCAAGCGGCCCGAGGCGCGCCGCCCCTTCCGTGTACCTGGGTATCCCCTGACGCCGGCGTTGTTCGTGCTCGCGGCATCGGCGATCGTCGTGAACACGGTGATGTCGCAGCCCCGTCAGGCCGCGATCGGGATCGGGATGGTGTTGCTCGGCGTGCCGGCGTACTACGCCTGGCGTCGCCGCGCGCGCGCCTGA
- a CDS encoding RagB/SusD family nutrient uptake outer membrane protein — MMYRSRASARRIIRRTAIVLLGSGTLTACDTLLSADAPSRILAETLLQPNNAPVMVAGAVADFECAFGNYVLSAGTIADEFMDSQANAATWDIDRRSSNPSSALYATGGCGGFGLYTPISVARFQADQALKLLNEWTDAQVPGRAGLIARTAAYAGFAHILLGEGFCSAAVDLGPELTPAQVFALAEARFTTAIGTAGVPDSIRYMALVGRARARINQGKRAEAAADAALVPNNFVLNARTTAAAGRAENRVFRINNTSGTVTVDTQFRNLTINGVVDPRVPVVDAGRGGSLPAVRLWSQNKYTSLTAPIPIATWREALLIRAEVAGGQTAVGIINQLRSRFAGLPTFASTDEAAIQAQVREERRRELFLEGHRLYDTIRFNVPFKPAAGAPFPNGGGTYGTNKCLPLPDIERLNNPNIARSS; from the coding sequence ATGATGTACCGCTCACGTGCCAGCGCGCGCCGGATCATCCGCCGGACTGCCATCGTCTTGTTGGGCAGCGGAACACTGACCGCATGCGACACTCTGCTCAGCGCGGATGCGCCCAGCCGTATTCTCGCCGAAACCCTGCTCCAGCCAAACAACGCCCCGGTGATGGTGGCCGGGGCGGTGGCGGATTTTGAGTGTGCGTTCGGTAACTATGTGCTTTCTGCAGGGACCATCGCGGATGAATTCATGGACTCCCAGGCGAATGCCGCGACCTGGGACATTGACCGCCGGTCCAGCAACCCGTCTTCGGCGCTGTATGCCACGGGTGGCTGTGGGGGCTTTGGCCTCTACACGCCGATCTCGGTCGCACGCTTTCAGGCGGACCAGGCCCTCAAGCTCTTGAATGAGTGGACCGACGCGCAGGTCCCCGGGCGCGCGGGACTCATTGCCCGCACGGCGGCCTACGCGGGGTTCGCCCACATCCTGCTCGGCGAGGGGTTCTGCTCGGCGGCGGTCGACCTCGGGCCGGAGCTGACGCCGGCGCAGGTCTTCGCGCTGGCCGAAGCGCGGTTCACGACGGCGATCGGCACCGCCGGTGTTCCGGACAGCATCCGGTACATGGCCCTCGTCGGTCGGGCGCGCGCGCGGATCAATCAGGGCAAGCGCGCGGAAGCTGCGGCCGACGCGGCGCTGGTTCCCAATAACTTCGTCTTGAACGCGCGCACCACCGCGGCCGCGGGTCGCGCGGAGAATCGGGTCTTCCGCATCAACAACACGAGCGGCACCGTGACGGTGGACACCCAGTTCCGCAACCTCACGATCAACGGGGTGGTGGACCCGCGCGTCCCGGTCGTGGATGCGGGACGTGGCGGCTCGCTCCCGGCCGTGCGCTTGTGGTCCCAGAACAAGTACACCTCGTTGACCGCACCGATTCCGATCGCGACCTGGCGCGAGGCGCTCCTGATCCGCGCCGAGGTGGCCGGGGGCCAGACCGCCGTCGGGATCATCAACCAGCTGCGATCGCGCTTTGCCGGGTTGCCAACGTTTGCCTCGACGGATGAGGCGGCGATCCAGGCCCAGGTGCGGGAGGAGCGTCGGCGCGAGCTGTTCCTGGAAGGGCATCGCCTGTACGACACGATTCGCTTCAACGTGCCGTTCAAGCCGGCGGCGGGAGCGCCGTTCCCCAACGGGGGTGGCACCTACGGCACGAACAAGTGCCTCCCACTCCCGGATATCGAGCGGCTCAACAACCCGAACATCGCGCGCAGCAGCTAG
- a CDS encoding XdhC family protein, whose amino-acid sequence MTAPTPGGLPTRRAAVATLIGTTGSSPRTPGARMWVDEDGSIVGAVTIGGCVDARVVEAAQEVLVSGEAQVVEMSLGEADAAALGMTCAGSVELLIEPVAPVPTDPVTRGLEAVRAVVDAGRAVALVIDLSGSRERLLVHEDGTIEGTLGGGVDPRLARELAQVRLRDRVSGIEVVAGSPPRRLYVEVHAPAARLVIFGATHVAQPLAELARVLGLWVVVVDGRERYATTARFPSVDEVLVGMPSDIAGRLTLHRDTMVVLLSHDYKYDLPVLRRVLESEAGYIGCLGSTRRGQAMREFLADQGVSAASLARVRMPVGLDIGARTPAEIALSVLAEGLASLRGRPGGAMRDRPPREPGAGR is encoded by the coding sequence ATGACAGCACCAACGCCTGGGGGGTTACCCACGCGACGCGCGGCAGTGGCGACCCTGATCGGGACCACTGGGTCCTCGCCGCGGACACCGGGGGCGCGCATGTGGGTGGACGAGGACGGGAGCATCGTCGGGGCGGTGACGATTGGCGGGTGTGTGGATGCTCGCGTCGTCGAGGCGGCGCAGGAAGTCTTGGTCTCAGGTGAGGCGCAGGTGGTGGAGATGTCCCTGGGCGAGGCCGATGCCGCGGCATTGGGGATGACCTGTGCCGGATCCGTGGAGCTGTTGATCGAACCCGTTGCACCCGTGCCGACCGACCCCGTCACCCGTGGACTCGAGGCGGTGCGAGCCGTGGTGGATGCGGGGCGAGCGGTCGCCCTGGTCATTGATCTGTCGGGATCGCGGGAGCGGCTGCTGGTTCATGAGGATGGGACGATCGAGGGGACGCTGGGTGGAGGGGTCGACCCGCGCCTCGCGCGCGAGCTCGCCCAGGTGCGCCTGCGCGACCGCGTGAGTGGCATCGAGGTCGTCGCCGGATCGCCGCCGCGTCGGCTGTACGTTGAGGTGCACGCCCCGGCTGCCCGCCTGGTCATCTTTGGGGCGACGCACGTGGCGCAGCCGCTGGCCGAGTTGGCGCGGGTGCTGGGGTTGTGGGTCGTCGTGGTGGACGGGCGCGAGCGGTATGCCACGACCGCGCGATTTCCGTCGGTCGATGAGGTCCTGGTGGGAATGCCCAGCGACATCGCGGGACGGCTGACCCTGCATCGTGACACCATGGTGGTGCTGCTCTCGCATGACTACAAGTATGACCTGCCGGTCTTGCGTCGGGTGCTGGAGAGCGAGGCCGGATACATTGGCTGTTTGGGGAGTACGCGGCGCGGCCAGGCGATGCGGGAGTTCCTGGCCGACCAGGGAGTCAGCGCGGCGTCGCTGGCGCGGGTCCGGATGCCGGTCGGCCTGGACATCGGCGCCCGCACGCCGGCGGAGATCGCGCTAAGTGTGCTGGCCGAGGGGTTGGCATCGCTGCGCGGTCGACCTGGGGGGGCGATGCGGGATCGACCGCCGCGGGAGCCGGGGGCCGGCCGGTGA